One part of the Streptomyces lienomycini genome encodes these proteins:
- a CDS encoding uridine kinase family protein produces the protein MSSHPPIPTRVVLLCGPSGSGKSLLAARSGLPVLRLDDFYKEGTDPTLPTVAQSSDIDWDHPASWDADAAVAAIGELCRTGRTNVPVYDLSLSARTGEDAVDIGRTPLFLAEGIFAAELVTRCRELGVLADALCLSRGPLTTFRRRFARDLREGRKSVPFLLRRGWRLMRQERSVIARQTALGAHACDRDEAMGRLAAAAAGRCAGARTAA, from the coding sequence GTGAGCTCCCATCCGCCCATACCGACGCGAGTCGTGCTGCTCTGCGGCCCTTCCGGCTCCGGCAAGTCCCTCCTCGCCGCCCGCTCCGGCCTTCCGGTGCTGCGCCTCGACGACTTCTACAAGGAGGGCACCGACCCGACGCTGCCGACGGTGGCGCAGAGCTCCGACATCGACTGGGACCATCCCGCGTCGTGGGACGCGGACGCGGCGGTCGCCGCCATCGGGGAGTTGTGCCGCACGGGCCGCACGAACGTGCCCGTGTACGACCTCTCGCTGAGCGCCCGCACCGGCGAGGACGCGGTGGACATCGGACGGACCCCGCTGTTCCTCGCCGAGGGCATCTTCGCCGCGGAACTGGTGACGCGCTGCCGGGAACTGGGCGTGCTGGCCGACGCGCTGTGCCTGAGCCGCGGCCCGCTGACGACCTTCCGGCGGCGCTTCGCCCGGGACCTGCGCGAGGGCCGCAAGTCCGTGCCGTTCCTGCTGCGCAGGGGTTGGCGGCTGATGCGGCAGGAGCGGTCGGTCATCGCCCGGCAGACGGCCCTGGGCGCCCACGCCTGCGACCGGGACGAGGCGATGGGACGGCTGGCCGCCGCGGCGGCGGGCCGGTGCGCCGGCGCCCGTACGGCGGCGTGA